A genomic window from Synechococcus sp. CBW1107 includes:
- the selD gene encoding selenide, water dikinase SelD, protein MGLVGTDDPLQQHLILAGGGHSHALLLRRWAMEGLPRGVLITLVSRTSTALYSGMVPGLIAGLYSRRETGIDLRRLCDRAGVRFVRAEITGLNPAERELRLAGRPSLHWDRLSLDVGAVTPGSGGMAIKPLEPFLAWCGALTPGEAPSRVLGGGAAGVEVALALKARGLRVELVRRGDSLALGSPGANRAGERMLAAAGVALRTADPEADPGVPADGPAPLVRCTGSRAPHWLAAGGLPCDPSTGRVFTEASLEVEGHPGVFACGDCGLVRAAPRSPSGVWAVRVAPVLAANLRRSLRGEPLRPWHPPRCALQLLGDGGAVDGQPRALAQWGPLCLGPSRWLWWCKAWIDRRFISRFQALAPMAEESPCRGCAAKLGAAPLRGALERLGSPGGDDAAVIAGSLDEGLVLQSLDGFPALVGDDWLNGRLTTLHACSDLWACGARVESAQALVTLPRGAAALQEEWLLQTLAGVRSVLDPLAARLVGGHTLEQRTTAEGLSLALSVTGRSEPGRFWAKGDLAAGDRLLLSRPIGSGVLFAAAMAGAAEPEWLDGVLEEMAQSQQPLVDLLAAHGCRACTDVTGFGLLGHLGEMLQAAAEPLRVVLEPQALPAFSGALELLERGFASSLAPANRSAWVELESGRVQAGALKPCLRELLIDPQTCGPLLASLPAAAAEAALAAVRAGGFPRAELIGTVLAAPA, encoded by the coding sequence ATGGGCCTCGTGGGGACTGACGACCCACTCCAGCAGCACCTGATCCTGGCCGGGGGCGGCCACAGCCATGCCCTGCTGCTGCGCCGCTGGGCGATGGAGGGTCTTCCCCGGGGGGTGCTGATCACCCTGGTGAGCCGCACCAGCACCGCGCTCTACAGCGGGATGGTGCCGGGCCTGATCGCCGGGCTCTACAGCCGCCGCGAGACCGGCATCGATCTTCGTCGCCTCTGCGACCGTGCTGGGGTGCGCTTCGTGCGGGCCGAGATCACCGGTCTGAATCCGGCCGAGCGTGAGCTGCGGCTGGCTGGCCGTCCTTCCCTGCACTGGGACAGGCTCAGCCTGGATGTGGGGGCTGTCACGCCGGGTTCCGGCGGCATGGCGATCAAGCCGCTGGAGCCGTTTCTGGCCTGGTGCGGGGCCCTGACGCCCGGCGAGGCCCCCAGCCGGGTGCTGGGTGGCGGGGCTGCCGGGGTGGAGGTGGCCCTGGCGCTGAAGGCCCGGGGCCTGAGGGTGGAGCTGGTGCGACGCGGGGACAGCCTTGCCCTGGGCTCGCCAGGGGCCAACCGGGCCGGCGAGCGGATGCTGGCGGCGGCGGGCGTGGCCCTGAGGACCGCCGATCCCGAAGCCGACCCCGGCGTGCCGGCCGATGGCCCGGCCCCCCTTGTGCGCTGCACGGGCAGCCGGGCTCCGCACTGGCTGGCGGCCGGCGGTCTGCCCTGTGATCCGTCCACGGGTCGCGTCTTCACGGAGGCCAGCCTTGAGGTGGAAGGCCATCCCGGTGTGTTCGCCTGCGGCGACTGCGGCCTGGTGCGCGCGGCGCCACGCTCTCCCAGCGGGGTCTGGGCGGTGCGTGTGGCTCCGGTGCTGGCGGCCAATCTGCGCCGCTCCCTGCGCGGGGAACCCCTGCGCCCCTGGCATCCCCCCCGCTGTGCCCTGCAGCTGCTGGGGGACGGCGGTGCCGTCGATGGCCAGCCCCGTGCCCTGGCTCAGTGGGGACCCCTGTGCCTGGGGCCCTCCCGCTGGCTGTGGTGGTGCAAGGCCTGGATCGACCGCCGCTTCATCAGCCGCTTCCAGGCCCTGGCGCCTATGGCCGAGGAGAGCCCCTGCCGGGGCTGCGCTGCCAAGCTGGGTGCCGCTCCCCTGCGCGGGGCCCTGGAGCGGCTGGGATCACCCGGGGGGGACGATGCCGCGGTGATCGCCGGTTCGCTGGATGAAGGACTGGTGCTGCAGAGCCTCGATGGCTTCCCCGCCCTGGTGGGCGATGACTGGCTGAACGGCCGGCTCACCACCCTGCATGCCTGCTCCGACCTCTGGGCCTGCGGCGCCCGGGTGGAGAGCGCCCAGGCCCTGGTGACCCTGCCCCGGGGAGCGGCGGCGCTGCAGGAGGAGTGGTTGCTCCAGACCCTGGCCGGGGTGCGCTCTGTGCTCGATCCCCTCGCTGCCCGGCTGGTGGGGGGGCACACGCTGGAGCAGCGCACCACAGCCGAGGGACTCAGCCTCGCTCTGAGCGTGACCGGCCGTTCTGAGCCGGGCCGTTTCTGGGCCAAGGGCGATCTGGCCGCCGGTGATCGGTTGCTGCTCAGCCGCCCGATCGGCAGCGGTGTGCTCTTCGCGGCAGCGATGGCCGGTGCGGCGGAGCCGGAGTGGCTCGACGGGGTCCTGGAGGAGATGGCTCAAAGCCAGCAGCCGCTGGTGGACCTGCTGGCCGCCCATGGCTGCCGCGCCTGCACCGATGTGACGGGGTTCGGCCTGCTGGGGCACCTCGGCGAGATGTTGCAGGCCGCGGCGGAACCCCTGCGGGTGGTGCTGGAGCCCCAGGCCCTGCCCGCCTTCTCCGGGGCGCTGGAGCTGCTGGAGCGGGGCTTCGCCAGCAGCCTGGCCCCCGCCAACCGCAGCGCCTGGGTGGAGCTGGAGAGTGGCAGGGTTCAGGCCGGGGCGCTCAAGCCCTGCTTGCGGGAGCTGCTGATCGACCCCCAGACCTGCGGTCCGTTGCTGGCGTCACTGCCGGCAGCGGCGGCCGAGGCGGCACTGGCTGCCGTGCGTGCCGGAGGATTTCCCCGGGCCGAGCTGATCGGGACGGTGCTGGCGGCCCCGGCCTGA
- a CDS encoding transglutaminase family protein, translated as MVVTESIRPASAEPGWMPVTAAEAEKRLSARGIQLTLGGEPTVVPFEPEGAEWSVAADGPTKLSYARRLAAELQRRVWPGSTLMYCPGKRYDGEVNPRWALRLITGLDGGPLVAWPQQAPTTSPADQASLPHLPAKRAEDFLHGIGKSLGHEVHPLRLKDPLDPSSRIWAVPLSHSTPTEEEPDLPEGWQAARWPLAKPLRELLPASGPAGLRLPLQHFPEGVLRQVLTLEVSPRGWNLFLPPLPRQPLEQLLHLIAEASTGWSQPELSGVLPADLDGRWNVLGLTADPGVLEVNLPVCHGWADYNFWIHTLTEASEAVGLRSWKQVGERQEGTGGGNHLLWGGPSLETNPFFSRPAWLVAILRFWQRHPSLSYLFGNSSVGPASQAPRLDEGSASSLDLQLAHRAIESLPEGDQRILISETLRHLHADRSGNTHRSEISFDKFWNPAWAAGCQGLIEFRAIETLPDPAWTGAIALLWSALAAHLLDPAHRPSRLEPFGERLHDAMQLPQAIWTDLQAVLDLLARDGLVLEPEPFRGIWEWRFPLLLSWEQEGARLEIRRALEPWPLLCDTPVQGGNTSRFVDSSLQRLELKANTAFLQSCSLRLNGRELPLGDGWLGVRYRHSRLYPSLHPCIDPHLPLRLEISGLAMAGYELGAEGSDRISFEPVPVPEDDGRPQAPPWPAPSPGLRTLDLRLG; from the coding sequence ATGGTGGTCACTGAGTCGATCCGGCCGGCCTCCGCGGAACCTGGCTGGATGCCCGTCACCGCCGCGGAGGCGGAGAAGCGCCTGAGCGCCAGGGGCATCCAGCTCACCCTCGGCGGTGAGCCCACGGTGGTGCCGTTCGAACCCGAGGGGGCCGAGTGGTCGGTGGCGGCCGATGGCCCCACCAAGCTCAGCTATGCCCGTCGGCTGGCCGCTGAACTGCAGCGGCGGGTCTGGCCCGGCAGCACCCTGATGTACTGCCCGGGCAAGCGCTACGACGGCGAGGTGAATCCTCGCTGGGCCCTGCGACTGATCACGGGCCTCGATGGCGGTCCCCTGGTGGCATGGCCTCAGCAGGCGCCGACCACATCCCCGGCCGATCAGGCCTCTCTGCCCCACCTGCCGGCCAAGCGGGCCGAGGATTTCCTGCATGGGATCGGCAAGTCCCTCGGCCATGAGGTGCACCCCCTGCGGCTGAAGGATCCCCTGGATCCCAGCTCCAGGATCTGGGCCGTCCCCCTGTCCCACAGCACTCCGACCGAGGAGGAGCCTGACCTCCCCGAAGGCTGGCAGGCCGCCCGCTGGCCGCTGGCCAAACCCCTGCGCGAGCTGCTCCCCGCCAGTGGACCGGCGGGGCTGCGCCTGCCGCTTCAGCACTTCCCGGAAGGTGTGCTGCGTCAGGTGCTCACCCTGGAGGTCAGCCCCCGCGGCTGGAACCTCTTCCTGCCGCCCCTGCCCCGCCAGCCCCTCGAGCAGCTGCTGCATCTGATCGCCGAGGCCAGTACCGGCTGGAGTCAGCCTGAACTCAGCGGCGTGCTCCCCGCTGATCTCGATGGCCGCTGGAATGTGCTGGGGCTGACGGCCGATCCCGGCGTTCTGGAGGTGAACCTGCCCGTCTGCCACGGCTGGGCCGACTACAACTTCTGGATCCACACCCTGACCGAGGCCTCCGAGGCGGTGGGGCTGCGCAGCTGGAAGCAGGTGGGGGAGCGCCAGGAAGGCACCGGCGGTGGCAACCACCTGCTCTGGGGAGGCCCAAGCCTCGAGACCAATCCCTTCTTCTCGAGGCCGGCCTGGCTGGTGGCGATCCTGCGCTTCTGGCAGCGGCATCCCAGCCTCTCCTATCTGTTCGGAAACAGCTCCGTCGGCCCGGCGTCCCAGGCCCCCCGTCTCGATGAAGGCAGTGCCAGTTCCCTGGATCTGCAGCTGGCCCACCGGGCAATCGAATCGCTTCCTGAGGGTGATCAGCGCATCCTGATCAGTGAGACCCTGCGCCACCTCCATGCCGACCGCAGCGGGAACACCCACCGCAGCGAGATCAGCTTCGACAAGTTCTGGAATCCCGCCTGGGCGGCCGGATGTCAGGGCCTGATCGAGTTCCGGGCCATCGAAACCCTGCCCGATCCCGCCTGGACCGGTGCCATCGCCCTGCTGTGGAGCGCCCTGGCCGCCCACCTGCTCGATCCGGCCCACCGCCCCAGCCGGCTCGAGCCCTTCGGCGAGCGTCTTCACGATGCGATGCAGCTGCCGCAGGCCATCTGGACCGACCTTCAGGCGGTGCTGGATCTGCTGGCCCGAGATGGTCTGGTGCTGGAGCCTGAGCCCTTCCGTGGGATCTGGGAGTGGCGTTTCCCCCTGCTGCTGAGCTGGGAGCAGGAGGGAGCCCGGCTGGAGATCCGACGGGCTCTAGAACCCTGGCCCCTGCTCTGCGACACCCCGGTGCAGGGAGGAAACACCAGCCGCTTCGTCGACAGTTCTCTGCAGCGGCTCGAGCTGAAGGCCAATACAGCGTTTCTGCAGTCCTGTTCGCTGCGGTTGAACGGCCGGGAGCTGCCCCTGGGCGACGGCTGGCTCGGCGTGCGCTACCGGCACAGCCGCCTCTACCCCTCCCTCCACCCCTGCATCGATCCCCATCTGCCATTGCGGCTGGAGATCAGTGGCCTGGCCATGGCCGGCTATGAGCTCGGGGCCGAGGGCTCAGACCGGATCAGCTTCGAACCCGTCCCCGTTCCCGAGGATGACGGCAGGCCCCAGGCCCCTCCCTGGCCCGCACCGTCTCCAGGTCTACGCACCCTTGATCTGAGGCTGGGATGA
- the rnc gene encoding ribonuclease III: MSDERCRSLVQFLADLGLRGPGLTDPLNPDFDLAPVEEALTHSSAGLPINHERLEFLGDAVLRLAAAEFLERHHKTMDVGQRSALRAQLVSDRWLAELGQCCGIEAMVHLGPVAAGDSAARQTIRAEICEALIGGLYEATGSLEPVHTWLTPHWQRSTSELLADPYRHNWKTGLQEWSQARGLGLPHYRCEEHSRRHGDPRRFHCWVDLQGQPVAEGWGGSRRGAEQQAARSALEQRQAISSLPGSSTAS, from the coding sequence CTGAGTGACGAGCGCTGCCGCAGCCTGGTGCAGTTCCTCGCGGACCTCGGACTGAGGGGCCCCGGGCTGACTGATCCCCTCAACCCCGACTTCGATCTCGCCCCGGTCGAGGAGGCCCTCACCCACAGCTCCGCCGGCCTGCCGATCAACCACGAGCGGTTGGAGTTTCTCGGAGATGCCGTCCTGCGCCTGGCAGCGGCGGAGTTTCTCGAGCGCCATCACAAGACCATGGACGTCGGCCAGCGCTCGGCCCTGCGGGCCCAGCTGGTGAGCGACCGCTGGCTGGCGGAGCTGGGACAGTGCTGCGGCATCGAGGCGATGGTTCACCTCGGCCCGGTGGCGGCGGGGGACAGCGCGGCGCGGCAGACGATCCGCGCCGAGATCTGCGAGGCCCTGATCGGCGGGCTCTATGAGGCCACTGGCAGTCTGGAGCCGGTGCACACCTGGCTCACCCCCCACTGGCAGCGGAGCACCAGCGAGCTGCTGGCCGATCCCTACCGCCACAACTGGAAAACGGGTCTGCAGGAGTGGAGCCAGGCCCGGGGGCTCGGCCTGCCCCACTACCGCTGTGAAGAACACAGCCGCCGCCATGGCGACCCCCGGCGCTTCCACTGTTGGGTGGATCTGCAAGGGCAGCCGGTGGCGGAAGGCTGGGGAGGGTCCCGCCGAGGCGCCGAGCAGCAGGCGGCCCGCTCGGCTCTCGAGCAGCGGCAGGCGATCAGCTCGCTTCCAGGGTCTTCAACGGCATCGTGA
- a CDS encoding NAD(P)H dehydrogenase subunit NdhS: MAAAESSSADASPEVAPVLPGTTVVVRDGRSIYNGYRGFVQRISGSQAAVLFEGGNWDKLVTMPLKTLEAS; this comes from the coding sequence ATGGCTGCGGCTGAGTCCTCTTCAGCAGATGCGTCGCCTGAGGTGGCGCCGGTGCTTCCAGGCACCACCGTGGTGGTCCGCGATGGACGCTCGATCTACAACGGCTACAGGGGTTTTGTGCAACGCATCAGCGGCAGCCAGGCAGCTGTGCTGTTCGAAGGGGGCAACTGGGACAAGCTGGTCACGATGCCGTTGAAGACCCTGGAAGCGAGCTGA
- a CDS encoding glycogen/starch/alpha-glucan phosphorylase, producing MAASTVPPTDLGASPSLDGHALAEAMRRHLFFTQAKSPSLATSHDYYRALAMAVRDQLLQSWVDTAEAYTQKGVRTVSYLSAEYLLGPHLENNLVNLGLREAAQEACDELGLDLMHLIAQEPEPGLGNGGLGRLAACFQESMASLELPAIGYGIRYEFGIFRQQILRGSQVESTDPWLAQGNPWEVIRAEWTYPVTIGGHTVMGVAYDTPILGYGVHTANTLRLWSAQAPESFDFASFNAGDYTRAVLQKINSETLSKVLYPNDETDQGKQLRLSQQIFFVSCSLQDMFRILKGQGLPVTEFHTKFAVQLNDTHPAIAVAELMRLLIDEHGVDWDTAWSITTACISYTNHTLLPEALETWGVDLFEQLLPRQLEIIYEINTRFLRMVRIRNPGQPALLEKMSLIQEGPYRKVRMANLAVVGSHRVNGVAELHSKLVRKDLFSHFVELWPEKFTNVTNGVTPRRWIAVANPSLSALLDDTIGSTWRRDLGELSRLESYADDGNFLDRWRGVRDHNKQRLSNLIHQQLGVLVDPASLFDVQVKRIHEYKRQHLAALQIVERYLRIRNGEDLPPRTFIFGGKAAPGYAMAKLIIRLIGGIAEIVNMDPAMDGRLRVVFLPNFSVSLGQKVYPAVDLSEQISTAGLEASGTGNMKMALNGAVTIGTLDGANIEIRDLVGHDNFFLFGHTAEQLEVINRGGYHPMPWLESDPIAREAIDLIGSGHFSEGDRDLFHPLLANLCGSDPFRVMADIGDYRRAHNAVDAAWVDSVGWSRMSLLNSARCGFFSSDRSIRDYAERIWNVESMPINACTVLPSAQPGSR from the coding sequence ATGGCAGCCAGCACCGTCCCCCCCACCGACCTCGGCGCGTCGCCATCCCTGGATGGCCACGCCCTGGCCGAGGCGATGCGCCGGCATCTGTTCTTCACGCAGGCCAAGTCACCGTCGCTGGCCACCAGCCACGACTACTACCGGGCCCTGGCGATGGCCGTGCGCGATCAGCTGCTGCAGAGCTGGGTGGACACGGCCGAGGCCTACACCCAGAAGGGGGTGCGCACGGTGTCCTACCTCTCGGCCGAGTATCTGCTGGGTCCTCACCTGGAGAACAACCTCGTCAATCTGGGGCTGCGCGAGGCGGCCCAGGAGGCCTGCGACGAGCTGGGCCTCGATCTGATGCACCTGATCGCCCAGGAGCCGGAACCGGGGCTGGGGAATGGCGGTCTCGGACGCCTGGCGGCCTGTTTCCAGGAATCGATGGCCAGCCTCGAGCTGCCGGCGATCGGCTATGGCATCCGCTACGAATTCGGTATTTTCCGCCAGCAGATCCTGCGCGGCAGCCAGGTGGAGAGCACTGATCCCTGGCTGGCTCAGGGCAACCCCTGGGAAGTGATCCGTGCCGAATGGACCTACCCGGTCACGATCGGGGGTCATACGGTGATGGGCGTGGCCTACGACACCCCGATCCTGGGCTATGGCGTGCACACCGCCAATACCCTGCGGCTGTGGTCGGCCCAGGCGCCGGAATCCTTTGATTTCGCCTCCTTCAATGCCGGTGATTACACCCGTGCAGTGCTGCAGAAGATCAATTCGGAGACCCTGTCGAAGGTGCTCTATCCGAACGATGAGACCGACCAGGGCAAGCAGCTTCGCCTGAGTCAGCAGATCTTCTTTGTGAGCTGCTCCCTGCAGGACATGTTCCGCATCCTCAAGGGGCAGGGGTTGCCGGTCACGGAGTTCCACACCAAATTCGCCGTTCAGCTCAACGACACCCATCCGGCCATCGCCGTGGCCGAGCTGATGCGGCTGCTGATCGATGAGCACGGTGTCGACTGGGACACCGCCTGGTCGATCACCACGGCCTGCATCAGCTACACCAACCACACCCTGCTGCCGGAGGCCCTCGAGACCTGGGGTGTCGACCTGTTCGAGCAGCTGCTGCCGCGCCAGCTGGAGATCATCTACGAGATCAACACCCGCTTCCTGCGCATGGTGCGCATCCGGAATCCAGGCCAGCCGGCCCTTCTGGAGAAGATGTCCCTGATTCAGGAGGGTCCCTACCGCAAGGTGCGCATGGCCAACCTTGCCGTGGTGGGCAGCCATCGGGTCAACGGTGTGGCAGAACTGCACAGCAAGCTGGTGCGCAAGGATCTCTTCTCACACTTCGTGGAGCTGTGGCCGGAGAAGTTCACCAATGTCACCAATGGTGTCACTCCCAGGCGCTGGATTGCCGTGGCGAATCCGTCACTCTCAGCCCTGCTCGATGACACGATCGGCAGCACCTGGCGCCGCGATCTCGGCGAGCTCTCCCGCCTCGAATCGTATGCCGACGATGGAAACTTCCTGGACCGCTGGCGCGGTGTGCGGGATCACAACAAGCAACGACTCTCCAACCTGATCCACCAGCAACTGGGCGTACTGGTGGATCCCGCCTCCCTGTTCGATGTGCAGGTGAAGCGGATCCACGAATACAAGCGCCAGCACCTGGCGGCATTGCAGATCGTTGAGCGTTACCTGCGCATCCGCAACGGCGAGGACCTGCCGCCGCGCACCTTCATCTTTGGAGGTAAGGCAGCCCCGGGCTACGCCATGGCCAAGCTGATCATCCGCCTGATCGGCGGCATCGCCGAGATCGTGAACATGGATCCGGCCATGGATGGGCGCCTGCGGGTGGTGTTCCTGCCCAACTTCAGCGTCAGCCTGGGGCAGAAGGTCTACCCGGCGGTGGATCTCTCCGAGCAGATCTCCACCGCCGGCCTGGAGGCCTCCGGCACCGGCAACATGAAGATGGCCCTGAACGGGGCTGTCACGATCGGTACCCTCGATGGCGCCAACATCGAGATCAGAGATCTCGTGGGCCACGACAACTTCTTCCTGTTCGGCCATACCGCCGAGCAGCTGGAGGTGATCAACCGGGGCGGGTACCATCCGATGCCCTGGCTGGAGAGCGACCCGATCGCGCGGGAGGCCATCGACCTGATCGGCTCCGGCCATTTCAGCGAGGGCGATCGCGATCTGTTCCACCCCCTGCTGGCCAACCTCTGCGGCAGCGATCCCTTCCGAGTCATGGCCGACATCGGCGACTACCGCAGGGCCCACAACGCCGTGGATGCCGCCTGGGTGGATTCCGTGGGCTGGAGCCGCATGTCGCTGCTCAATTCAGCCCGTTGCGGTTTCTTCAGCAGCGACCGCTCGATCCGCGACTATGCAGAACGGATCTGGAACGTGGAGTCGATGCCCATCAATGCCTGCACGGTGCTTCCCTCGGCCCAGCCGGGTTCCCGCTGA
- a CDS encoding mannose-1-phosphate guanylyltransferase/mannose-6-phosphate isomerase — protein MSPAVALVPVILCGGTGTRLWPLSRASYPKQYWPLSGSGEETLLQQTQLRLKGLNQLAPPLLICNEDHRFIVAEQMRQIGVEPGAILLEPLGRNTAPAIAVAALHATSRGEDPLLLVLAADHVIQDGARFRATVEAGRAAAEGGLLVTFGIVPTAPETGYGYIEAVEPLTRASTGPGEASIPAPTPIARFVEKPDADTAESFLASGRFTWNSGMFLFRASAILAELERLAPEVVSCCRAAIDHDSADLDFLRLERESFASCPNVAIDVAVMERTGLGAVLPLKAGWSDVGSWSALWDTGTRDDDGNVLRGRVISEGSRNCYLRSEHRLVVGLGVEDLVVVETDDAVLVAHRDRAQEVKTIVNRLAVSGSPEGKAHRRIYRPWGSYDGIVEGSRWQVKKIMVNPGASLSLQMHHHRAEHWVVVQGTAVVEKDGIQELLGENQSTYIPLGSKHRLSNPGKIPVEMIEVQSGPYLGEDDIVRFDDRYGRSDMSLPVR, from the coding sequence ATGAGCCCAGCGGTCGCCCTCGTGCCAGTGATCCTCTGCGGCGGCACCGGCACCCGCCTCTGGCCGCTGTCGCGCGCCAGTTATCCCAAGCAGTACTGGCCCCTGTCCGGCAGCGGCGAGGAGACCCTGCTGCAGCAGACCCAGTTGCGGCTCAAGGGATTGAACCAGCTGGCCCCTCCGCTGCTGATCTGCAACGAGGACCACCGGTTCATCGTGGCCGAGCAGATGCGCCAGATCGGGGTGGAGCCCGGCGCCATCCTGCTGGAACCTCTCGGCCGCAACACAGCCCCGGCGATCGCCGTGGCGGCCCTGCACGCCACCAGCCGGGGGGAGGATCCCCTGCTGCTGGTGCTCGCCGCCGATCACGTCATCCAGGACGGAGCACGCTTCCGCGCCACAGTCGAGGCTGGCCGCGCCGCGGCCGAGGGAGGCCTGCTGGTGACCTTCGGCATCGTGCCCACGGCCCCGGAAACCGGCTACGGCTACATCGAGGCGGTGGAGCCCCTGACCAGGGCCAGCACAGGCCCTGGCGAAGCGTCGATTCCGGCCCCCACTCCGATCGCCCGATTCGTGGAGAAGCCCGATGCGGACACGGCGGAGAGTTTCCTGGCCAGCGGCCGCTTCACCTGGAACAGCGGGATGTTCCTGTTCCGTGCCAGCGCCATCCTCGCCGAACTGGAGCGGTTGGCCCCGGAGGTGGTGAGCTGCTGCCGCGCCGCCATCGACCACGACAGCGCCGATCTCGATTTCCTGCGCCTGGAGCGGGAGTCGTTCGCCAGCTGCCCCAATGTCGCCATCGACGTGGCGGTGATGGAGCGCACGGGCCTGGGCGCGGTACTGCCCCTGAAGGCGGGCTGGAGCGATGTGGGCAGCTGGAGCGCCCTGTGGGACACCGGAACGCGCGATGACGACGGCAATGTGCTGCGGGGCCGGGTGATCAGTGAAGGGTCACGCAACTGCTACCTGCGCAGCGAACACCGGCTGGTGGTGGGCCTGGGGGTGGAGGACCTGGTGGTGGTCGAAACCGATGACGCCGTGCTGGTGGCCCACCGCGACCGCGCCCAGGAGGTCAAGACCATCGTGAACCGCCTCGCCGTCAGCGGCAGCCCCGAAGGGAAGGCCCACCGCCGCATCTACCGTCCCTGGGGCTCCTACGACGGCATCGTCGAGGGCAGCCGCTGGCAGGTCAAGAAGATCATGGTCAACCCCGGAGCCAGCCTCTCGCTGCAGATGCACCACCACCGCGCCGAGCACTGGGTGGTGGTGCAGGGCACCGCCGTGGTGGAAAAAGACGGCATCCAGGAGCTCCTGGGCGAAAACCAGAGCACCTACATCCCGCTTGGCTCCAAACATCGTCTCAGCAATCCCGGCAAGATCCCCGTGGAGATGATCGAGGTGCAGAGCGGCCCCTACCTCGGCGAAGACGACATCGTCCGCTTCGATGACCGCTACGGCCGCTCGGACATGAGCCTTCCGGTGCGCTGA
- the galE gene encoding UDP-glucose 4-epimerase GalE, translated as MSQLLITGGAGFIGSHTCLVLLEAGHSLVVLDDFSNSSPEALRRVQELAGPVAAPRLQVIEGDLRRSGDLARAFAAAPIEAVVHFAGLKAVAESVADPLRYWDVNLSGSRALLAAMVQAGCRTIVFSSSATLYGSPESVPIAESARVEPVNPYGYTKAAVERMLADVHASEPGWRVARLRYFNPVGAHPSGRIGEDPGGIPNNLFPFLSQVAVGRRPRLQVFGSDWPTPDGTGVRDYIHVMDLAEGHRAALEVLMAEPPQLLTLNLGSGRGHSVLEVVAAFERACGTPVPYDLVPRRSGDVAATVADPSLAERRLSWRTQRDLDAICRDGWAWQRANPQGYGPRGD; from the coding sequence ATGAGTCAGCTGCTGATCACCGGCGGTGCCGGCTTCATCGGAAGCCACACCTGCCTGGTTCTGCTGGAAGCGGGCCACAGCCTGGTGGTGCTCGACGATTTCTCCAACAGCTCCCCCGAAGCCCTGAGGCGTGTCCAGGAGCTGGCTGGCCCGGTCGCGGCCCCACGGCTGCAGGTGATCGAAGGTGACCTGCGCCGTTCAGGGGATCTGGCGCGGGCCTTTGCCGCGGCGCCCATCGAGGCCGTGGTCCACTTCGCCGGTCTCAAGGCGGTGGCTGAATCCGTGGCCGATCCCCTGCGCTACTGGGACGTGAATCTGTCGGGCAGTCGCGCCCTGCTGGCGGCCATGGTTCAGGCCGGTTGCCGCACGATTGTCTTCAGCAGCAGTGCCACCCTCTACGGCTCCCCGGAGTCGGTGCCGATCGCCGAATCCGCCCGGGTCGAACCGGTGAACCCCTACGGCTACACCAAGGCGGCGGTGGAGCGGATGCTGGCTGATGTGCATGCCAGCGAGCCGGGCTGGCGGGTGGCGCGGCTGCGCTACTTCAACCCGGTCGGGGCCCACCCCAGCGGACGCATCGGCGAGGATCCAGGGGGCATCCCCAACAATCTGTTCCCCTTCCTCAGCCAGGTGGCGGTGGGCCGCCGCCCACGGCTGCAGGTGTTCGGCTCCGACTGGCCCACCCCCGACGGCACCGGCGTCCGCGATTACATCCACGTGATGGATCTGGCGGAGGGCCACAGGGCGGCCCTTGAGGTGTTGATGGCCGAGCCCCCCCAGCTGCTCACCCTCAACCTGGGCAGCGGCCGGGGCCATTCGGTGCTGGAGGTGGTGGCGGCCTTCGAGCGGGCCTGCGGCACCCCCGTTCCCTATGACCTGGTGCCCAGGCGGTCAGGAGATGTGGCGGCGACCGTGGCGGATCCGTCGCTGGCGGAACGGCGCCTGTCCTGGCGTACCCAGCGCGACCTCGACGCCATCTGTCGCGATGGCTGGGCCTGGCAGCGTGCCAATCCCCAGGGCTATGGGCCTCGTGGGGACTGA
- the rimM gene encoding ribosome maturation factor RimM (Essential for efficient processing of 16S rRNA), which produces MVSETDAPEAWLVVGKVVAAQGLQGELRVLPRTDFPERFTRPGQRWLRRAQEPARAVRLLSGRQLPGRELFVVRLEGVGTREEAEALVHQDLLVEAGDRPRLQEGEFHLLDLQGLQVRLAPHGEVIGTVVDLIHAGNDLLEVELSGDQPRRALIPFVEAIVPRVDIAGGWLEITPPPGLLDT; this is translated from the coding sequence ATGGTGAGCGAAACGGACGCGCCGGAGGCGTGGCTGGTGGTGGGGAAGGTGGTGGCGGCCCAGGGGCTGCAGGGAGAGCTGAGGGTGCTGCCCCGCACCGACTTCCCTGAACGTTTCACCCGGCCTGGTCAGCGCTGGCTGCGCCGGGCCCAGGAGCCCGCCCGGGCCGTGCGACTGCTCTCCGGCCGTCAACTGCCCGGCCGGGAACTGTTCGTGGTGCGGCTGGAGGGGGTCGGCACGCGGGAGGAGGCCGAGGCCCTGGTGCATCAGGATCTCCTGGTGGAAGCGGGCGATCGGCCCCGGCTGCAGGAGGGGGAGTTCCACCTGCTCGACCTGCAGGGACTGCAGGTTCGACTGGCGCCCCATGGCGAGGTGATCGGCACCGTGGTGGATCTGATCCATGCCGGCAACGACCTGCTGGAGGTCGAGCTCAGCGGTGACCAGCCCCGGCGGGCGCTGATCCCCTTCGTGGAGGCGATCGTGCCACGGGTGGACATCGCCGGCGGCTGGCTCGAGATCACGCCGCCGCCGGGGCTGCTCGACACCTGA